A section of the Archocentrus centrarchus isolate MPI-CPG fArcCen1 chromosome 20, fArcCen1, whole genome shotgun sequence genome encodes:
- the dnajc13 gene encoding dnaJ homolog subfamily C member 13 isoform X2, whose product MNVVKDNKDLACFYTTKHSWRGKYKRVFSVGTHGITTYNPTTLEVTNQWPYGDICGIGPVGKGQGTEFSLTFRKGSGKKSETLKFSTEHRTELLTEALRFRTEFSEGKITGRRYNCYKHHWSDTRKPVSLEVTPGGIDQIDPHTNRVVCSYDYRNVEGFVEVSDYQGGFCILYGGFSRLHLFASEHRDEIIRSAIEHAGNFIGISLRLRKEALTFEGFMTERLGKYSSDESITSLAEFVVQKITPRHPEPVKRILALTETCLVERDPASYNIVTIKPFGEVFALICDVENPQLFTVEFIRGQIRKYSSTERDSLLASLLDGVRASGNRDVCVKMAPTQRGQRWGLLSMPVDEEVESLHLRFLAAPPNGNFADAVFRFNANISYSGVLHAVTQDGLFSENKEKLINNAILALLSQDTELPALNAELESHFQAIRRLVASKAGFQAFTQLPKFREKLGVKTVKALKRNNNGVIHAAIDMLCALMCPMHDDYDLRQEQLNKASLLSSKKFLENLLEKFITNVEHGTGALVISSLLDFLTFALCAPYSETTEGQQFDMLLEMVASNGRTLFKLFQHPSMAIVKGAGLVMKAVIEEGDKEIATKMQELALSEGALPRHLHTSLFTISADQRMLTNRQLSRHLVGLWTAENPVAMNLLKRILPTGLLAYLDSPDPVPEKDVDRMHIRDNLKIATDQLNRNKVPEWQRIAGKAAKEVEKFAKEKADLVLMHWRDKMGIAQKEQDRNNLNPNQKPVILRKRRQRIKIEANWELFYYRFQLDHARSNLIWNLKTREELRDALEGEMRSFGVDRELGSATVISWNHQEFEVKYECLSDEIKIGDYYLRLLLEEDENEESSAIKRSYEFFNELYHRFLLTPKVTMKCLCLQALAIVYGKCYEEIGPFTDTKYIVGMLARCTDKLERDRLINFLNKLILNKKNVKDVMDSNGVRILVDLLTLAHLHTSRATVPLQSNVLEAAPDMKRESEKEWYFGNADKERRGPFSFEEMQEFWNTGVLTAKTRCWAQGMDGWRPLQAIPQLKWCLLATGQAVMNESDLATLILNMLITMCSYYPSRDQDNAIIRPLPKIKRMIADNACLPHIVQLLLTFDPILVEKVANVLYLVMQDNPNLQRLYLTGIFFFIMMYTGSNVLPVARFLKYTHLKQAFKSEESKGQDIVQRSVLGPVLPEAMVCYLENYEAERFSEIFLGEFDTPEAIWSSEMRRMMIEKIAAHVADFSPRLQSNTRALYQYCPIPVISFPQLEYELFCNIYYLRHLCDTTRFPDWPIRDPVKLLKDTLEAWKREVEKKPPSMSVDDAYEVLNLPKGQGQHEEGKIRKAYFRLAQKYHPDKNPEGRDMFEKVNKAYEFLCTKTARIVDGPDPENIILILKAQSILFNRHKQELEPYKYAGYPMLIKTITMETEDDQLFSKASPLLPAAAELAFHTVNCSALNAEELRRENGIEILLEALSRCVAVLTASSKPDDMAVQVCGHVCKCYSVAAQFEECREKIIEMPNIIRDLCHILYYGKGLPKTAALAVQCISSFAVDFFLQTHLYHAGVLWHLLVYLFNYDYTLEESGVQANQDTNQQEVANNLARLSLIALSRLGGYMQTPHTPDGNNPVSETNGIDGTPPENPTIRKSLAAMLTPYISRKLGSAFPAEVLKLLNSNSENPYLIWNNGTRAELLEFLESQQEGNIKRGENDKSFGAEFVFSDHSKELIVGEIFVRVYNEQPSFPLEYPKAFAASLLDYVGSQAQYLHTLLAMSQSNKVESQQHAERLRFAEMALEALRNVIKNNPGSESECIGHFKLLFSLLRVHGAGRVQQLVLEVVNTVTSNQDCVSNIAESLVLSNLLVLLHSLPSSRQMVLETLYALTSNTKIVKEAMAKGALIYLLDLFCNCTHPQVRTQTAELFSKMTSDKLVGPKVRLTLVRFLPGVFMDAMRDNAEAAVHIFEGTHENPELIWNDSSREKVSTTVREMMLEHFKQQKDNPDVNWKLPEDFTVAYGAGQGELEVGGVFLRIFIAQPGGVLRKPREFLVSLLETLTELLEKNNPNGEALETVTTAAVCLFSTQSQLADQVPPLGHLPRILAALNHKNNAVPKSSIRLIHVLSDNELCVRSMASLETIGPLMTGMKIRADMAGLACEALNRMFQKEQTELVAQALRVELVPYLLKLLEGVGLETLENPSATKAQIVKALKSMTRSLQFGEQVNEILAKSSVWSAFKDQKHDLFISESQTAGYLTGVSTPSLLAASSPLRGGL is encoded by the exons GTACAAACGAGTCTTTTCAGTGGGGACACATGGCATTACCACTTACAACCCTACCACGCTAGAAGTAACAAATCAG tggCCTTATGGAGACATCTGTGGTATCGGCCCAGTAGGAAAAGGTCAAGGAACAGAGTTCAGCCTCACATTCCGAAAAGGCAGCGGCAAGAAGTCGGAAACGCTCAAATTTTCAACAGAGCACCGGACAGAGCTGCTCACAGAAGCACTG agattCAGAACAGAGTTTTCAGAGGGAAAGATAACTGGCAGG CGTTACAATTGCTACAAGCATCACTGGAGTGACACACGGAAGCCTGTGAGTTTAGAGGTAACACCGGGCGGCATCGACCAGATTGACCCCCACACTAACCGAGTGGTGTGCTCCTATGATTATCGAAATGTAGAAGGCTTTGTTGAGGTTTCTGATTACCAGGGAGGATTTTGCATCCTCTACGGTGGCTTCAGCAGGCTG CATCTGTTTGCCTCAGAGCATCGAGATGAAATCATCCGTAGTGCCATAGAGCATGCTGGGAACTTCATCGGCATCTCTCTGAGACTGAGGAAGGAGGCTTTAACTTTTGAGGGTTTCATGACGGAGAGGTTGGGGAAATACAGCTCGGATGAGAGCATCACTTCTCTGGCCGAGTTTGTGGTGCAGAAGATCACCCCTCGACATCCG GAACCTGTTAAGCGTATCCTGGCCCTAACAGAGACATGTCTAGTAGAGAGAGACCCAGCTTCATACAACATAGTCACCATCAAACCTTTTGGAGAG GTatttgctctcatctgtgatgTGGAAAATCCTCAGTTGTTTACAGTAGAATTCATCAGAGGTCAGATTAGGAAGTACTCCTCTACAGAAAG GGACTCCCTGTTAGCCAGCCTACTTGATGGAGTCAGAGCATCAGGCAACAGAGATGTGTGTGTCAAGATGGCCCCCACGCAGCGAGGACAAAGATGGGGTCTACTGAGCATGCCCGTGGATGAGGAGGTGGAGAGTTTGCATCTGAGATTCCTGGCAGCACCTCCCA ATGGAAATTTTGCAGATGCAGTCTTCAGATTCAACGCCAACATATCCTACAGCGGTGTGCTGCATGCAGTAACCCAAGAT GGTCTTTTCTCTGAGAACAAAGAGAAGCTCATCAACAATGCCATCCTGGCTCTTTTAAGCCAGGATACAGAGCTGCCAGCTCTTAATGCTGAGCTGGAAAGCCATTTTCAGGCCATACGACGCTTGGTGGCCTCTAAGGCTGGCTTTCAGGCTTTCACCCAGCTGCCAAA gTTCAGGGAAAAGTTGGGAGTAAAGACcgtaaaagctttaaaaaggaACAACAATGGTGTGATACATGCTGCTATAGACATGCTCTGTGCTCTTATGTGT CCGATGCATGATGATTATGACTTGAGGCAGGAGCAGCTGAACAAGGCCTCACTGCTGTCCTCCAAGAAGTTCCTTGAAAACCTCCTTGAAAAATTCATTACTAATGTG gaACATGGAACAGGAGCTTTGGTTATCAGCTCCTTGTTGGACTTTTTAACCTTTGCACTTTGCGCCCCCTACAGTGAAACCACTGAGGGGCAGCAGTTTGATATGCTGCTTGAGATGGTCGCCTCGAACGGGCGAACACTATTCAAACTATTCCAG CATCCTTCTATGGCTATAGTGAAGGGAGCAGGTCTGGTGATGAAAGCTGTTATTGAG GAAGGAGACAAGGAAATAGCCACTAAGATGCAGGAGCTAGCCTTGAGCGAAGGGGCGCTGCCGAGACATCTGCACACATCTCTGTTCACCATTAGTGCAGACCAGCGGATGCTTACAAACAG GCAGCTCAGTCGTCACCTGGTGGGACTGTGGACAGCAGAGAACCCTGTAGCAATGAACCTCCTCAAGAGGATACTG CCAACGGGCCTGTTGGCCTACCTGGACAGTCCTGACCCTGTCCCAGAAAAAGATGTGGACAGAATGCACATCCGGGACAACTTGAAAATTGCTACG GACCAGCTAAATCGAAACAAGGTACCTGAGTGGCAGCGGATAGCaggcaaagcagccaaagaaGTAGAGAAGTTTGCCAAGGAGAAAGCTGATCTCGTGCTGATGCACTGGAGAGATAAGATGGGCATAGCCCAGAAGGAG CAGGACAGAAATAACCTG AATCCAAACCAAAAACCTGTCATCCtgagaaaaagaagacagaggATAAAGATTGAAGCAAACTGGGAGCTCTTCTATTACAG ATTCCAGCTTGACCATGCACGGTCCAACCTCATCTGGAACCTGAAAACAAGGGAGGAGCTGCGCGACGCCCTGGAGGGGGAGATGCGTTCCTTCGGTGTGGACCGCGAGCTCGGCAGTGCTACAGTTATCTCCTGGAACCATCAGGAGTTTGAG gTCAAATATGAGTGCCTTTCGGATGAGATTAAGATTGGGGACTATTATTTGCGTCTGCTGCTTGAGGAGGATGAAAATGAAGAATCGAGTGCCATCAAGAGATC ATACGAGTTCTTCAATGAACTCTACCACCGCTTTTTGCTCACACCCAAAGTTACGATGAAGTGCCTGTGCCTGCAGGCACTCGCAATAGTCTATGGCAAGTGCTATGAAGAGATCGGTCCCTTCACAGACACAAAATACATTGTGGGGATGCTGGCCCGG TGTACAGACAAGTTGGAAAGAGACAGACTCATAAACTTCCTCAACAAGCTCATTCTCAACAAG AAAAATGTTAAGGATGTGATGGATTCAAATGGAGTTCGTATTTTAGTGGACCTGCTCACCTTGGCACATCTGCATACCAGCAGAGCTACTGTGCCTCTACAG AGCAACGTGCTGGAGGCAGCTCCAGATATGAAGAGGGAAAGTGAGAAGGAGTGGTACTTCGGTAATGCAGACAAGGAAAGAAGAGGACCTTTCAGCTTTGAGGAG ATGCAGGAGTTTTGGAACACTGGTGTCCTGACAGCAAAGACACGCTGCTGGGCTCAAGGAATGGACGGTTGGCGCCCCCTGCAGGCCATTCCTCAACTGAAATGGTGCCTCCTGGCCACAGGACAGGCAGTGATGAATGAGTCTGACCTGGCCACACTAATCCTTAACATGCTCATCACGATGTGCTCGTACTACCCCAGCAG GGACCAAGACAATGCCATCATCCGTCCTTTACCTAAGATCAAGAGGATGATTGCTGACAATGCCTGTCTCCCACACATTGTCCAG ctgctgttaaCCTTTGACCCCATTCTGGTGGAAAAGGTTGCCAATGTTCTGTACCTGGTGATGCAGGACAACCCCAACCTGCAGCGTCTCTATTTAACTGGtatcttcttcttcatcatgaTGTACACAGGCTCCAACGTGCTTCCTGTGGCAAG GTTCCTGAAGTACACTCATCTGAAACAAGCATTCAAATCAGAGGAG TCTAAGGGTCAAGACATTGTGCAGCGTAGTGTTCTGGGACCCGTATTGCCTGAAGCCATGGTGTGTTATTTGGAGAACTATGAAGCCGAGCGATTCTCTGAGATTTTCCTGGGAGAATTTGACACGCCTGAGGCCATTTGGAGCAGTGAGATGAG GCGGATGATGATAGAGAAGATCGCAGCCCATGTTGCTGACTTTAGCCCCAGGTTGCAGAGCAATACGCGGGCCCTGTACCAATACTGTCCTATCCCAGTCATTAGCTTCCCTCAGTTGGAGTATGAGCTCTTCTGCAACATCTACTACCTCAGACATCTGTGTGACACCACCCGTTTCCCCGATTGGCCAATCCGAGATCCT GTGAAGCTGCTTAAAGACACTCTTGAAGCCTGGAAGAGGGAGGTGGAGAAGAAGCCTCCTTCAATGTCTGTGGATGATGCCTATGAAGTCCTCAACCTCCCCAAAGGACAGGGGCa GCATGAAGAGGGTAAAATCAGGAAAGCCTACTTCAGGCTGGCACAGAAGTACCACCCTGACAAAAACCCAGAGGGCAGA GATATGTTTGAAAAAGTTAACAAAGCGTATGAGTTCCTCTGCACAAAGACTGCCCGAATCGTGGATGGCCCCGACCCAGAAAACATCATTCTCATCCTCAAAGCCCAGAGCATCCTGTTCAACCGGCATAaacaag AATTGGAGCCTTACAAATACGCCGGCTACCCCATGCTCATCAAAACAATCACAATGGAGACGGAGGATGATCAGCTTTTCTCAaaagcatcccctcttcttcctgctgctgctgaactcGCCTTTCACACTGTAAACTGCTCGGCTCTTAATGCAGAGGAGCTCCGACGGGAGAACGGCATTGAG ATATTGTTGGAGGCGCTTTCTCGGTGTGTTGCTGTATTAACTGCGTCCAGCAAGCCTGATGACATGGCTGTACAG GTGTGCGGGCATGTCTGTAAGTGCTACAGTGTAGCTGCTCAGTTTGAGGAATGCAGGGAAAAAATCATCGAAATGCCAAATATCATCCGAGACCTCTGTCACATCTTGTACTATGGAAAG GGGCTCCCGAAGACTGCGGCCCTGGCAGTTCAGTGCATCAGCTCCTTTGCGGTGGATTTCTTTCTACAGACCCATCTGTACCACGCTGGTGTCCTTTGGCACCTGCTGGTCTATCTGTTCAACTACGACTACACTCTAGAGGAGAGTGGTGTGCAGGCTAATCAGGACACAAACCAGCAGGAGGTTGCCAACAACTTGGCCAGACTCAGCCTCATAGCCCTGAGCCGTCTTGGAGGCtacatgcaaacaccacacaccCCAGATGGAAACAACCCTGTTTCAGAGACCAATGGCATAGATGGCACACCTCCAGAGAACCCCACGATCCGCAAGAGCTTAGCAGCCATGCTGACGCCATACATCTCAAGGAAGCTGGGATCAGCATTTCCTGCTGAG GTCTTGAAGTTGCTGAATAGTAACTCTGAGAATCCCTACCTGATCTGGAACAATGGAACGCGAGCCGAGCTGCTGGAGTTCCTGGAGAGTCAGCAGGAGGGAAACATCAAAAGG GGGGAAAATGATAAAAGCTTTGGTGCTGAGTTTGTGTTCAGTGATCACAGCAAAGAGCTCATAGTGGGCGAGATTTTTGTTCGAGTCTACAATGAACAGCCATCTTTTCCATTGGAG TACCCAAAAGCATTTGCAGCCAGTCTGCTGGACTATGTTGGCTCCCAGGCTCAgtaccttcacactctgctggcCATGAGTCAGAGTAACAAGGTGGAGTCCCAGCAGCACGCTGAGAGGCTTCGCTTTGCTGAGATGGCTTTAGAGGCTCTCCGTAATGTCATCAAGAACAACCCTG GATCAGAGTCTGAGTGCATCGGTCACTTCAAGCTGCTCTTCTCTTTGTTGCGGGTTCATGGAGCTGGCAGGGTGCAACAGCTGGTTTTGGAG GTTGTGAATACAGTGACATCCAATCAAGATTGTGTGAGCAACATTGCTGAATCCCTGGTGTTATCCAACCTTCTGGTGCTGCTGCACTCACTTCCCTCAA GCAGACAGATGGTGCTGGAGACCCTCTATGCACTTACGTCTAACACAAAGATCGTCAAAGAGGCAATGGCCAAAG GTGCTCTGATCTATTTGCTGGACCTCTTCTGTAATTGCACACACCCCCAGGTTCGCACGCAGACCGCAGAGCTCTTCTCAAAGATGACCTCAGACAAGCTGGTTGGGCCAAAG GTGCGTCTAACACTGGTGCGTTTCCTCCCTGGTGTATTCATGGATGCCATGCGAGACAATGCTGAGGCAGCAGTTCACATATTTGAAGGAACGCATGAAAACCCTGAGCTCATCTGGAATGACAGCTCAAGGGAGAAAGTGTCGACTACTGTCCGGGAGATGATGCTTGA GCACTTTAAACAGCAGAAAGATAATCCTGATGTGAACTGGAAA TTGCCAGAAGATTTCACAGTGGCTTATGGAGCCGGACAGGGCGAGCTTGAAGTTGGTGGAGTCTTCTTGCGCATTTTCATTGCCCAGCCTGGGGGGGTGCTACGCAAGCCTCGAGAGTTCCTGGTGTCCCTTCTGGAGACACTGACTGAGCTGCTGGAGAAGAACAACCCCAAT GGTGAGGCTCTGGAGACAGTTACCACAGCGGCAGTTTGTCTGTTCAGCACACAGAGCCAGCTCGCTGACCAGGTTCCTCCTCTGGGTCACCTGCCTCGGATCCTGGCAGCACTCAACCACAAGAACAATGCTGTGCCTAAGAGCTCCATTCGCCTCATCCATGTGCTGTCAGATAATGAG ctgtgtgtgcgGTCCATGGCTTCTCTGGAGACTATCGGCCCTCTGATGACAGGGATGAAGATTCGGGCAGACATGGCTGGATTAGCTTGTGAAGCTCTCAACCGCATGTTCCAGAAGGAGCAGACAGAACTAGTTGCCCAG GCTCTCAGAGTGGAGCTGGTTCCATACCTCTTGAAATTATTGGAAGGAGTCGGCCTGGAAACATTAGAAAATCCTTCAGCTACTAAGGCCCAGATAGTTAAAGCTCTCAAGTCCATGACTCGCAGTCTGCAGTTTGGAGAGCAG gtgaATGAAATTCTTGCAAAGTCCTCAGTGTGGAGTGCCTTCA